The Trichosurus vulpecula isolate mTriVul1 chromosome 3, mTriVul1.pri, whole genome shotgun sequence genome includes a window with the following:
- the LOC118844836 gene encoding WASH complex subunit 3-like: MEKDWLPPMGSSIDLIKVPAIQQKKTVTFLNQFVVHNVQFLNRFSTVCEGKLSALSLQIQQIETTLNILDAKLSSIPSLEDVKFELSTANINGVTNGPEAPSVQHSSLGPQSEQKSIQNTGPQKCEAAAEHILTAAKDPRYARYLEMVQVGVPVKAIRNKMISEALDPDFLEKPDAPVPDGEGEENAKESSDI, from the coding sequence ATGGAAAAGGACTGGCTGCCTCCAATGGGGTCCAGCATAGACTTGATCAAAGTGCCAGCAATTCAACAGAAAAAGActgttacatttctaaaccaaTTTGTGGTACATAATGTACAATTCCTCAACCGATTTTCTACAGTTTGTGAAGGGAAGCTGTCAGCACTTTCTCTTCAGATCcaacaaattgaaacaactctcaATATTTTGGATGCGAAGCTATCATCTATTCCAAGTCTAGAGGATGTTAAATTTGAACTATCTACTGCAAACATTAATGGTGTTACAAATGGTCCTGAAGCCCCCTCAGTTCAACATTCATCTCTAGGTCCTCAATCTGAGCAGAAGAGTATACAAAACACTGGACCACAGAAATGTGAAGCGGCTGCAGAACATATCTTAACTGCAGCCAAGGATCCAAGATATGCCAGGTATCTCGAAATGGTTCAAGTGGGTGTTCCTGTGAAGGCAATAAGAAACAAAATGATATCTGAAGCACTGGACCCAGATTTTCTTGAGAAGCCAGATGCCCCAGTGCCTGATGGGGAAGGTGAAGAAAACGCCAAAGAGAGTTCAGATATCTGA